Part of the Thermocladium sp. ECH_B genome is shown below.
ATGGCGCCGGGCAGCATTGATTGGCTGCTCACTGCCCTAAATGGATCCGCAGTGGCGTAGAGTATAAGCATGGAAATCACAGACGCCATAAAAGAAACTTCATATGACACGTAGACTAAGGCTTCCCTTACGGTACCTATGAATGCCCACTTATCATTGGAGGCCCAACCCATGGCTACCATGGCTAAATTAAAAATGGATAATAAGACCACCACTATCAATATGTTATATGGAGTATAGATGGCTATTAGATGAGGGCCAGCGGGGAGGAAGAGGAGGGGAGTTAATGCCACGAAGAATGCCAAAACAGGCACATGTAAGAAGTACGGCATATTCGCTTCATCGGGTAGAATTATCTCCTGCAACATGTAACGAATTAAATCGCTAACGGGCTGAATTATGCCTCCTGTCCTTCTAGATATCTGTAGAGGCCCGTACCTCCACTGAACCCTTCCAGCGGCTTTCCTCTCCCACCAAATAGTATATATTAGGACCACGAAGAGGCCTACTAAGCCCGGCAGGAACCAAACTGCGAAAACAGGCTCCCACATCAAGAACTCCACTATTGGACCGATTACTGGAACGCCGAGTAAGAACTTTATTATCGGTTCTACAAGCGGAATTTGCACAAGATACATGACTAAAGCCAACCACTGGCAAAGTTATAAGTTTTGCTAAACTCCAACTCATGACTGTGATCAAGAATGGAGAGAACCCTCTCTACAGCAGTATATCTCCCTCATTGTATATGCTTTGATTAACCTCCCTGAAGGGCCCTATCTTAACATTTCTATTGATAAAGACGTGATCCTTTATATATGTGCCATCGCCTATGGTAACTCCCCTCTCTATTCTAACCCATTTACCTATGGATACATCTTGCCCAATTACTGCGCCATCTATATGCGCGCCTGCCTCCACCCTGACCCCATCCATTATTATAGAGTTAGATATATTCACGTTCCTCCCAATCTTGGTGTTCTTCAACACTATTGTGTAGGGCCCTATCTCGCTTCCCTCCCCTATCTCGACATTATCATCGATTAGCCTAAGATCATTGGGCCTAAACCTCTCAAGCGCCTTGAAGTTTGCCTCCATATATGTATCAAGGGTTCCAATATCAAACCAATAATCGTGCAGTACATACCCATAAACATCGGATTCATGCAGCATCCTGGGCAATACATCAGTGGCCAGTTTTCCCTGATTCCCAGGCTCTGGGAAGTACCGTAAGGCCTCCTCAGAGAAAATATATATCCCAGCATTAGCCAAATTAGATCGCTGAGCCGTGGTAGGTTTCTCAATGAAATTAATTATCTTTCCCTTATCATCCAGTTCAGCTATGCCGTAATGCCGAGGATCAGAGACCGGCGTTAATGCAA
Proteins encoded:
- a CDS encoding NADH dehydrogenase, which encodes MALVMYLVQIPLVEPIIKFLLGVPVIGPIVEFLMWEPVFAVWFLPGLVGLFVVLIYTIWWERKAAGRVQWRYGPLQISRRTGGIIQPVSDLIRYMLQEIILPDEANMPYFLHVPVLAFFVALTPLLFLPAGPHLIAIYTPYNILIVVVLLSIFNLAMVAMGWASNDKWAFIGTVREALVYVSYEVSFMASVISMLILYATADPFRAVSSQSMLPGAIMNPVAFLLAIITTAMATDRYPFEIVTNESDVVAGPFTEYGGLMFGLTMTVTYEKGYIMSLLISLLFLGGWSGPYIWILGDLSPAFWLGFRVFLLMMFFSFLRAVYPNYRLDQVLKMGWKTLLALSVVSLIISMAWRVL